In a single window of the Fundidesulfovibrio soli genome:
- the eutJ gene encoding ethanolamine utilization protein EutJ, with translation PLSVGVDLGTADVVLMVLDASGEPVAAFLEWAEVVRDGVVVDYMGAVDIVRDMVTKARKRTGMEISHASTSFPPGTDPRLSTNILEAAWLEVTAVRDEPTCVAELLRLDNAAVVDIGGGTTGTAVVREGRVVASADEPTGGRHLSLVLAGHYGVDFEEAERIKREPEAHDVLNLVRPTLQRIGDIVAGHIRGHLVQRIILSGGTCCLPGAAKVLEAELGLPVTLPSQPLLLTPLAIASLQTAPAGRPNTRKTTRG, from the coding sequence CCCCTGAGCGTGGGCGTGGACCTGGGCACCGCCGACGTGGTGCTCATGGTCCTGGACGCCTCCGGGGAGCCGGTGGCCGCGTTCCTGGAGTGGGCCGAGGTGGTGCGCGACGGCGTGGTGGTGGACTACATGGGCGCGGTGGACATCGTGCGCGACATGGTCACCAAGGCCCGCAAGCGCACCGGGATGGAGATCAGCCACGCCTCCACGTCCTTCCCGCCCGGCACCGACCCCAGGCTGTCCACCAACATCCTGGAGGCGGCCTGGCTGGAGGTCACGGCGGTGCGTGACGAGCCCACCTGCGTGGCCGAGCTGCTGCGGCTGGACAACGCCGCCGTGGTGGACATCGGCGGCGGCACCACCGGCACGGCGGTCGTCCGCGAGGGGCGCGTGGTCGCAAGCGCGGACGAACCCACCGGAGGCAGGCACCTGAGCCTGGTGCTGGCCGGACACTACGGGGTCGACTTCGAGGAGGCGGAACGGATCAAGCGCGAGCCCGAGGCCCACGACGTGCTGAACCTGGTCCGCCCCACGCTGCAACGCATCGGGGATATCGTGGCCGGGCACATCCGGGGCCATCTGGTGCAGCGCATCATCCTTTCGGGCGGCACCTGCTGCCTGCCGGGCGCGGCCAAGGTGTTGGAGGCCGAACTGGGCCTGCCCGTCACCCTGCCGAGCCAGCCGCTGCTGCTCACGCCCCTGGCCATCGCCTCGCTACAAACCGCGCCCGCCGGGCGCCCCAACACCCGCAAAACCACAAGGGGTTGA